Proteins encoded together in one Chroicocephalus ridibundus chromosome 13, bChrRid1.1, whole genome shotgun sequence window:
- the LOC134523010 gene encoding uncharacterized protein LOC134523010 — MRLEKHPLKDDPLPVQTGESTVKALQRWFSTFPKPQSIQSDNGSRFTAKVVQDWAKEKGIQWMFHTPYYPQANGIVERANGLLKRFLKPHESRSSPPGTPSQTILKIHVDISILHCTASRRCPGNAQTSPTALARCERLPLGCVRPRSLPLGSAREHSAPLYLARFLSALFGPVRLCSALLCSPRFRSALFGPAGLCSALLCSPRFRSALLGPARLCSAPLYSFRPRSALFGPARLCSAPLYSFRPRSALFGPARLCSAPLYSFRPRSALFGPARLSSAPLGSGRPHALHRGPGSGAPAVPGSRSVSRGSSLSGQGAGPRNRTLCELAAALSLGGTALGFAAPLLLVAVCCCCVAGAVRRHLRRRLLRLLAALVAVLAGCWLPFHLLKSLFALAAAGLLGLPCALLGLIARLHPYASCPAHRNSCLNPLLCAFLDGRFRARCRLPLGPRRSPAACPTLSGPPQRSELPPATTKL; from the exons ATGCGGTTAGAAAAACACCCTCTTAAAGACGACCCGTTACCTGTTCAAACAG GAGAAAGCACTGTTAAGGCCTTGCAACGGTGGTTCAGTACTTTCCCTAAGCCTCAGTCTATCCAGTCAGACAATGGCTCTCGCTTTACTGCCAAGGTTGTACAAGATTgggcaaaagagaaaggaattcaATGGATGTTCCACACTCCATATTATCCTCAAGCCAACGGAATAGTGGAACGCGCTAATGGTCTTCTCAAACGATTCCTCAAACCCCATGAGTCAAG GAGCAGCCCACCGGGGACGCCATCGCAGACCATACTGAAGATACACGTGGATATCAGTATTTTGCATTGTACTG CCTCCCGCCGTTGCCCCGGCAACGCCCAGACCTCGCCAACGGCTCTCGCGAGATGTGAGCGGCTCCCGCTCGGCTGTGTTCGGCCCCGCTCGCTTCCTCTCGGCTCTGCTCGGGAGCACTCGGCTCCGCTCTATCTCGCTCGGTTTCTCTCGGCTTTGTTCGGCCCCGTTCGGCTGTGCTCGGCCCTGCTCTGTTCCCCTCGTTTCCGCTCGGCTCTGTTCGGCCCCGCTGGGCTCTGCTCGGCCCTGCTCTGTTCCCCTCGTTTCCGCTCGGCTCTGCTCGGTCCCGCTCGGCTCTGCTCGGCCCCGCTCTACTCTTTTCGGCCTCGCTCGGCTCTGTTCGGCCCCGCTCGTCTCTGCTCGGCCCCGCTCTACTCTTTTCGGCCTCGCTCGGCTCTGTTCGGCCCCGCTCGGCTCTGCTCGGCCCCGCTCTACTCTTTTCGGCCCCGCTCGGCTCTGTTCGGCCCCGCTCGGCTCAGCTCGGCCCCGCTCGGCTCGGGTCGCCCTCATGCGCTGCACCGAGGTCCCGGTTCCGGTGCCCCGGCCGTGCCGGGCAGCCGCTCGGTGTCCCGCGGGTCCTCTCTGTCCGGGCAGGGCGCGGGGCCGCGCAACCGGACGCTGTGCGAGCTGGCAGCGGCGCTCAGCCTGGGCGGCACGGCGCTGGGCTTCGCCGCCCCGCTGCTGCTCGTGGccgtctgctgctgctgcgtggccGGCGCCGTCCGCCGGCACCtccggcggcggctgctgcggctgctggcGGCGCTGGTGGCCGTCCTCGCCGGCTGCTGGCTGCCTTTCCACCTGCTCAAGAGCCTCTTCGCGTTGGCGGCCgccgggctgctggggctgccctgcgcGCTGCTGGGGCTCATCGCCCGCCTGCACCCCTACGCCTCCTGCCCGGCCCACCGCAACAGCTGCCTCAACCCGCTGCTCTGCGCCTTCCTCGACGGCCGCTTCCGCGCCCGCTGCCGCCTGCCGCTGGGGCCGCGCCGCTCGCCCGCCGCCTGCCCCACGCTCAGCGGCCCCCCGCAGCGCTCCGAGCTGCCCCCGGCCACCACCAAGCTCTAG